In one Aythya fuligula isolate bAytFul2 chromosome 12, bAytFul2.pri, whole genome shotgun sequence genomic region, the following are encoded:
- the ANKRD11 gene encoding ankyrin repeat domain-containing protein 11, whose amino-acid sequence MPKGGCSKTPQPEDFSLSNDMVEKQTGKKDKDKVSLTKTPKLDRSDGGKEVKERATKRKLPFTVGTNGDQKDSDTEKQGPERKRIKKEPATRKPGLLFGMGLSGIRAGYPLSERQQVALLMQMTAEESANSPVDTTPKHPSQSTVCQKGTPNSASKTKDKVNKRNERGETRLHRAAIRGDARRIKELIIEGADVNVKDFAGWTALHEACNRGYYDVAKQLLAAGAEVNTKGLDDDTPLHDAANNGHFKVVKLLLHYGGNPHQSNRKGETPLKVANSPTMVNLLLGKTTYPSSEESSTETSEEEDAPSFAPSSSVDGNNTDSEFEKGLKHKPKAQEPPKTITPVKDEYEFDEDDEQDRVPPVDDKHLLKKDYRKETKANSFISIPKMEVKTYTKNNTITPKKAAHRILSDSSDEEETSVAVGTGEKLRLTTHSILPSSKIREPASTKPQKEKSKVKKKRKKETKSKEVRFGKKNDKFCSSESESENVESEEDDRDSLQSSSCVKDSRLVLKESSLFNSLSASSTSSHGSLGSQKHNPNLTEQHSKHWRTDNWKTISSPAWSDVSSLSDSTRTRLTSESDYSSEDSSLESLKPVRKKPEHKKKNNPHNTVSEKKNSFHSNVDGAIPKLDKEGKVVKKHKTKHKHKNKEKGQCPISQDIKIIKTFSFEFEDSKQKPEKGLIVETENPVENKLKVLKHEREHCKKEEKLPKGKGEEKEWLFKDETGKSSKEEKSLRKVKEGSKDMSKSFREGLSKSEKEKPVKEKSPKEEKPRIHKEERKKKSKDKQSKSEKKNELKEEKVAKLEKEKSFKEEKEKCKKEKMYRDESGFDEFNNKNQFPESEDTKFSLSDDQQERWFSDLSSDSSFDFKGEDSWDSPVTDFREIKNDTVAKLIIEPVKEEIKDKKKENKTKEKKEYNEKRNEKDAFLKKKDRDYVDKSSDKKKDQTERHKAAPSYLPEKDKKRKDSAESVKERKEKDTGETNKDRKDSSDGSKDRKDSKTKQEEPYRDDFKEYGCETFFKDKSDAEFSGKTLESWERHHSGKEKEKKDAPDKEKKEKVKPEKYKEKSKEGDKEKSEKAAPEKIPKDKELEKGFKEKKESKEKYKDLHSKDKERKSSFDQVKEKKEKNFVDREDFSEKKDEKKGKEKSWYSIADIFTDESEDERDDYSLTGFKVSESVGGEMHRLDSLQEKDEGAAAEKELYPEKHRKYSSDRQHSGEKQKDKDSKEKKKDKGTSEGGKEKKEKNSFEKHKEKKEKDSSEKYKDRKDRTSIDSNQEKKNKQKLPEKVEKKHASDDKVKNKHKEKLDKEHSKEKKSSKGGEAEKSLLEKLEEEALNDYRDDSNDKISEISSDSFTDRGQEPGLTSLFESSNLSLTDASEEKFKDALPLPCLQDKLKEKERHRHSSSSSKKSHEKEKAKKEKTEKKEKSDEFKDSSSRKDSSHYEKDFSVDGEAFSTSYNMKAEPDEEPEKSIDYLFSEKKDKNDSERELSKKAEKEKTYGSSAISTAKEKKKRDKHKEKWKEEKEKHRDKHTDGFFKHHKDEPKSTLKEKDSPQVTTFKDKSKEENLKFGETKLKEKLKENQEKDKSESIKISNGNEKITLSKDSGKKDARPREKLLGDGDLMMTSFERMLSQKDLEIEERHKRHKERMKQMEKMRHRSGDPKLKDKIKSSEDVRKRSLDLATKKPLTLDTQLKDKKLKELGPLTPILSPENKTQPAVGTDSKDWITGPQLKEILPASPRPDQNRPTGVPTPASVVSCPSYEEVMQTPRTPSCSNEDYTDLMFECADSQHSLPISTMSMNACSPSFFDRYANVSGGLPENPSQTPTRTIPSTNLYRSISVDIRRAPEEEFTVGDKFFRQQSVPATSNYDSPVQHLMEEKVPLPSVPTEKFQCLSPGYYSPDYGVSSPKVEALHCPPGAVSGVAQSPESVFSGLQAKSSPSHRDELLAPSVESALPPDLGMPLDTTEEQQATASIMPPEPTYLPPIEENHFSSGIPEQNNIDWDNPPARNPEAAMPPSLMANAAEHSVTWSMGSELLMKSPQRFSESPKPPLCSLEPIHPPPVAFIPTDTSYPVSPISYPLSVSEPGLDEVKEDAEEAVPGEIANAEEQAPYMSPTRLDTFFNNCKPLPEEAPEIPPEPPCVPAEPQAEAVSAPENNYLENNTAAPANTEEAVTWPDPFTNNEDDLDLGPFSLPELPLQPKDVAETEMAEAEPVEESPVTASETSAGVIKAGAPAVAAGDAEEPPGSQATAALPLEAEPQAEEQKSEAAAQEATSEAVSGAEEKGGEDAEAQPLQPTSSESAQAESKEVEAVQEELSSSGGAPDSSSQACPPPAASAEGSAVPESAAARAGSQVSSSQPDAPPGNAQAEIVEPVQKPVAEAPKPPKIEEIPQRITRNRAQMLANQNKQNAASSEKEFPPVSAPATRAKGRITEEDDSQTQHPRKRRFQRSNQQLQQQINTSTQQTREMIQQTLAAIVDAIKLDDIEPYHSDRSNPYFEYLQIRKKIEEKRKILCYITPQAPQCYAEYVTYTGSYLLDGKPLSKLHIPVIAPPPSLAEPLKELFKQQEAVRGKLRLQHSIEREKLIVSCEQEILRVHCRAARTIANQAVPFSACTMLLDSEVYNMPLENQGDENKSVRDRFNARQFISWLQDVDDKYDRMKTCLLMRQQHEAAALNAVQRMEWQLKVQELDPAGHKSLCVNEVPSFYVPMVDVNDDFVLLPA is encoded by the exons ATGCCCAAGGGTGGGTGTTCTAAAACACCACAGCCAGAAGATTTCTCTCTCAGCAACGACATGGTGGAGAAACAAACGGGGAAAAAG GATAAAGATAAAGTTTCTCTAACCAAGACTCCCAAGTTGGACCGGAGCGATGGCGGCAAAGAGGTGAAAGAGAGGGCCACGAAGCGCAAGTTGCCTTTCACTGTCGGAACAAATGGAGATCAAAAGGACTCAGATACAG AAAAGCAGGGTCCAGAGCGGAAGAGGATTAAAAAGGAGCCCGCCACGAGAAAGCCTGGCTTGCTGTTTGGAATGGGCCTTTCAGGAATCCGGGCAGGCTACCCGCTCTCCGAGCGCCAGCAAGTCGCTCTTCTCATGCAGATGACAGCCGAGGAGTCTGCAAACAGCCCAG TTGACACAACACCAAAGCATCCCTCTCAGTCCACAGTTTGTCAGAAGGGAACTCCTAACTCTGCCTCCAAAACCAAAGATAAAGTAAATAAGAGAAACGAGCGAGGAGAGACTCGGCTGCATCGAGCTGCCATCCGAGGAGATGCCCGGCGCATCAAGGAGCTCATCATCGAGGGTGCGGATGTCAATGTGAAAGACTTTGCAG GCTGGACGGCGTTGCACGAGGCATGCAACCGGGGATACTACGACGTGGCAAAGCAGTTGCTGGCTGCAGGCGCAGAAGTCAACACCAAGGGGTTGGACGACGACACCCCGCTGCACGACGCAGCCAACAACGGGCACTTCAAG GTGGTGAAATTGTTGTTGCATTATGGAGGGAATCCTCATCAAAGCAACAGGAAGGGGGAGACACCTTTAAAAGTAGCTAATTCTCCCACCATGGTCAATCTGCTCCTGGGGAAGACGACGTACCCCTCCAGCGAAGAGAGCTCAACAG AGACGTCAGAAGAGGAGGATGCCCCGTCCTTCGCTCCCTCCAGCTCTGTTGATGGCAATAACACAGACTCAGAGTTCGAGAAGGGTTTGAAGCACAAGCCCAAGGCCCAGGAGCCCCCCAAAACCATCACCCCGGTGAAGGATGAGTATGAATTTGATGAGGACGATGAACAGGACCGGGTCCCGCCAGTCGATGACAAACATTTGCTGAAAAAGGATTACAGAAAAGAGACTAAAGCAAACAGTTTCATTTCCATACCCAAAATGGAAGTGAAAACTTATactaaaaataacacaattaCACCAAAGAAAGCTGCCCACCGCATCCTGTCGGACAGCTCGGACGAGGAGGAGACCAGCGTTGCTGTGGGGACGGGGGAGAAGCTGCGACTTACGACCCACTCGATATTGCCCAGCAGCAAGATTCGGGAGCCTGCCAGCACAAAGCCgcagaaggagaaaagcaaagtaaaaaagaaGCGGAAGAAGGAGACGAAAAGCAAAGAGGTTCGatttggcaaaaaaaatgacaaattttgtTCCTCTGAATCAGAGAGTGAAAACGTGGAGAGTGAGGAGGATGACAGAGACTCTCTTCAGAGCTCTAGCTGTGTAAAGGACTCCAGGCTAGTGCTAAAAGAATCCTCCTTGTTTAACTCTCTGTCTGCCTCATCGACCTCTTCTCATGGGAGTTTAGGCTCCCAGAAACATAATCCTAATCTTACAGAACAGCACTCCAAGCACTGGAGGACGGACAATTGGAAAACCATATCTTCTCCAGCTTGGTCAGACGTCAGTTCCTTATCGGACTCCACAAGGACGAGGCTGACGAGCGAGTCAGACTACTCGTCCGAGGATTCGAGCTTAGAGTCGCTAAAGCCAGTCAGGAAGAAACCagagcacaaaaagaaaaacaacccacacaacactgtttctgagaaaaagaatTCATTCCATAGCAATGTGGATGGAGCAATTCCAAAGCTGGACAAGGAGGGGAAGGTtgttaaaaaacataaaacaaaacataaacataaaaacaagGAGAAGGGACAGTGTCCCATCAGCCaagacattaaaataatcaaaactttttcttttgagtttgAGGACTCTAAACAAAAGCCTGAGAAAGGCTTGATAGTAGAGACAGAAAATCCAGTCGAAAACAAATTGAAAGTGTTAAAGCATGAGCGAGAACACtgtaagaaggaagaaaaactccCCAAAGGTaaaggggaggagaaagagtgGTTGTTTAAAGATGAGACTGGAAAATCCTCTAAAGAGGAGAAATCACTAAGAAAAGTCAAAGAGGGTAGTAAAGACATGAGCAAATCCTTCAGAGAAGGATTGAGTaaatcagaaaaagagaaacctgTAAAGGAGAAGTCTCCCAAAGAGGAGAAGCCAAGAATACacaaggaggagagaaagaagaagtcAAAGGACAAGCAgtcaaaatctgaaaagaagaatgagctgaaagaggagaaagttGCTaaactagagaaagaaaaatccttcaaggaagagaaggaaaaatgcaaaaaagaaaaaatgtacaggGATGAGTCTGGCTTTGATGAGTTTAATAACAAAAACCAATTTCCCGAGAGCGAGGACACAAAGTTCAGCCTCTCGGATGATCAGCAAGAGAGGTGGTTTTCAGACTTGTCTTCTGATTCCTCCTTCGATTTCAAAGGCGAGGATAGCTGGGATTCTCCGGTCACAGATTTCAGGGAGATTAAAAATGACACCGTGGCAAAACTAATCATAGAGCCGgtgaaagaggaaattaaagacaagaaaaaggaaaacaaaacgaaggagaagaaggaataCAACGAGAAGCGTAATGAAAAGGACGCTTTCTTAAAGAAGAAGGACAGAGACTATGTGGACAAAAGCTCCGACAAGAAAAAGGACCAAACAGAAAGACACAAAGCTGCTCCTAGCTATTTGCCTGAAAAGGACAAGAAGAGGAAGGATTCTGCAGAGAGTGtcaaggagaggaaagaaaaagatacaggTGAAAccaacaaagacagaaaagattCCTCTGATGGCTCTAAAGACCGGAAAGACAGTAAAACAAAGCAGGAGGAGCCCTATCGAGATGACTTCAAAGAATATGGCTGTGAAACCTTCTTCAAGGACAAGTCTGATGCTGAGTTCAGTGGCAAAACCCTGGAGAGTTGGGAGCGGCACCattctgggaaggaaaaggagaagaaagatgcTCCcgacaaggaaaaaaaagaaaaagtgaagccAGAGAAGTACAAGGAAAAATCCAAAGAAGGCGACaaggagaaaagtgaaaaagctgCACCGGAGAAAATCCCAAAAGACAAAGAACTCGAAAAGggtttcaaagagaaaaaggaaagtaaggaaaaatacaaagacctgcacagcaaagacaaagaaaggaagagctCCTTCGACCAGGTcaaagagaagaaggagaaaaacttTGTGGATCGAGAGGACTTCTCCGAGAAAAAGGATGAGAAGAAAGGCAAGGAGAAGAGCTGGTACAGCATCGCGGACATCTTCACAGACGAAAGCGAAGACGAGAGGGATGATTACAGCCTGACTGGGTTCAAAGTCAGCGAATCCGTTGGGGGCGAAATGCACCGGCTGGACAGCCTGCAGGAGAAGGACGAGGGCGCAGCGGCTGAGAAGGAGCTGTACCCCGAGAAACACCGCAAGTACTCCTCCGACCGGCAGCACTcgggagagaagcagaaagataaGGACTccaaggagaagaagaaggacaAAGGAACATcggaaggggggaaggagaagaaggagaagaattcctttgaaaaacacaaagaaaagaaagagaaggattCCTCGGAGAAGTACAAAGACAGGAAAGACAGAACATCCATAGATTCCAACCAAGAGAAGAAGAACAAGCAAAAGCTCCCGGAAAAGGTTGAGAAGAAGCATGCCAGTGATGACAAGGTGAAGAACAAGCATAAGGAGAAGCTGGATAAGGAGCattccaaagagaaaaagtcTTCGAAagggggagaggcagagaagagcCTGTTGGAAAAATTGGAGGAGGAGGCTCTGAACGACTACAGGGACGACTCCAACGACAAAATCAGCGAGATCTCTTCTGACAGCTTCACAGACAGAGGACAGGAGCCGGGACTGACCAGCCTCTTCGAGTCTTCGAATCTCTCTCTTACTGATGCCTCTGAAGAAAAGTTCAAGGACGCCCTCCCGTTACCCTGCTTGCAGGACAAACTCAAGGAGAAGGAGCGACACCGGCATTCCTCATCTTCATCAAAGAAAAGCCacgagaaagaaaaagcaaagaaggaaaagacggagaaaaaggaaaaatcagatgAATTTAAGGACTCCAGTAGCAGAAAGGACTCCAGTCATTATGAAAAAGATTTCTCTGTGGATGGGGAGGCTTTTAGCACTTCCTACAACATGAAGGCAGAGCCTGATGAGGAACCAGAGAAAAGCATTGAttacttattttctgaaaagaaagacaaaaatgattCTGAAAGAGAGCTCTCAAAGAAGGcggaaaaagaaaagacttatGGTTCCAGCGCCATCAGCACagctaaagagaaaaagaagcgAGATAAACACAAGGAGaaatggaaggaggaaaaggaaaagcacagagaCAAACACACAGATGGCTTCTTTAAGCATCACAAAGACGAGCCAAAGTCAACACTTAAAGAGAAGGACAGTCCTCAAGTTACCACCTTCAAGGACAAGTCAAAGGAGGAAAACCTCAAATTCGGTGAAACCAAACTCAAGGAGAAGCTCAAGGAGAACCAAGAGAAAGACAAATCGGAGTCAATAAAAATAAGCAACggcaatgaaaaaataacccTTTCCAAAGACAGCGGCAAGAAGGATGCCAGACCCAGGGAGAAGCTGCTGGGAGACGGTGACCTGATGATGACCAGCTTCGAGAGGATGCTGAGCCAGAAGGACCTGGAAATCGAGGAGCGCCACAAAAGGCACAAGGAGAGGATGAagcaaatggagaaaatgagaCACAGGTCTGGAGACCCCAAGCTGAAGGACAAAATTAAAAGCTCGGAAGATGTTCGCAAGAGGAGTCTGGATCTGGCAACGAAGAAGCCATTAACGCTGGACACCCAGCTCAAGGACAAGAAGCTCAAGGAGCTGGGCCCGCTGACCCCCATCCTGTCACCAGAAAACAAGACCCAGCCCGCTGTGGGCACGGACTCCAAGGACTGGATCACGGGCCCTCAGCTGAAGGAGATCCTCCCGGCCTCCCCCCGGCCGGATCAGAACCGGCCGACGGGCGTCCCAACCCCGGCGTCCGTCGTGTCGTGCCCGAGCTACGAGGAGGTGATGCAGACGCCCAGGACTCCTTCGTGCAGCAACGAGGACTACACGGACCTGATGTTCGAGTGCGCGGACTCGCAGCACTCGCTGCCCATATCCACCATGTCCATGAACGCCTGTTCTCCATCCTTCTTTGACAGATACGCCAACGTTTCGGGTGGCCTCCCCGAGAACCCGAGTCAGACCCCGACCCGCACCATACCCTCCACGAACCTGTATCGCTCCATCTCTGTCGATATCAGAAGGGCGCCTGAGGAAGAGTTCACCGTTGGAGATAAATTTTTCAGGCAGCAAAGCGTCCCGGCGACATCGAATTATGACTCTCCGGTGCAGCATTTAATGGAGGAAAAAGttccccttccttctgttcCCACCGAGAAGTTCCAGTGTCTGTCCCCTGGGTATTACTCACCGGATTACGGGGTTTCGTCGCCAAAAGTGGAGGCTTTGCACTGTCCTCCAGGGGCTGTCAGCGGAGTCGCCCAGTCTCCTGAAAGTGTCTTTTCTGGTTTACAAGCAAAATCCTCCCCTTCGCACAGAGACGAACTGCTGGCTCCTTCGGTAGAAAGTGCTCTTCCCCCCGACCTCGGCATGCCGTTGGACACCACGGAGGAGCAGCAGGCGACCGCCTCCATCATGCCCCCAGAACCCACCTACCTGCCACCAATCGAGGAAAACCATTTCAGTTCGGGTAtaccagaacaaaacaacatagACTGGGATAACCCTCCTGCCAGAAACCCCGAGGCCGCGATGCCTCCCAGCCTGATGGCTAACGCAGCCGAGCACTCTGTCACCTGGTCCATGGGCTCAGAGCTTCTGATGAAATCTCCCCAGAGGTTCTCCGAGTCCCCCAAGCCTCCTCTCTGTTCCCTAGAGCCGATTCATCCTCCACCAGTAGCCTTCATTCCCACAGACACGTCCTACCCTGTTTCTCCGATTTCTTACCCTCTGTCAGTGTCCGAGCCGGGGCTCGATGAAGTCAAGGAAGATGCTGAGGAAGCGGTGCCGGGGGAAATAGCGAATGCTGAAGAGCAAGCACCATACATGTCCCCCACGAGGTTAGACACATTCTTCAATAACTGCAAGCCTCTTCCAGAGGAAGCACCCGAGATACCTCCGGAGCCCCCCTGTGTGCCAGCAGAACCTCAGGCAGAAGCTGTCAGCGCGCCAGAGAACAACTATTTGGAAAACAACACCGCCGCCCCGGCAAACACAGAGGAGGCGGTGACGTGGCCCGATCCGTTCACCAACAACGAAGATGATTTGGACCTCGGCCCCTTCTCGCTGCCGGAGCTGCCGCTGCAGCCCAAGGACGTGGCGGAGACGGAGATGGCCGAGGCGGAACCAGTGGAAGAAAGCCCGGTGACAGCTTCAGAAACCAGCGCCGGCGTCATCAAAGCCGGCGCGCCTGCGGTAGCTGCCGGGGACGCGGAGGAGCCCCCGGGCAGCCAGGCAACCGCTGCCCTGCCGCTGGAAGCAGAGCCGCAGGCGGAGGAGCAGAAATCGGAGGCGGCGGCGCAGGAGGCCACCTCGGAAGCGGTGAGCGGAGCTGAGGAGAAAGGTGGGGAGGACGCAGAAGCGCAGCCTCTCCAGCCGACCTCGTCGGAGTCTGCTCAGGCTGAGAGCAAGGAGGTGGAGGcggtgcaggaggagctgtcCTCCTCCGGCGGGGCGCCggacagcagctcccaggcCTGCCCCCCGCCCGCGGCCAGCGCCGAGGGCAGCGCCGTGCCGGAGAGCGCCGCGGCACGCGCGGGGAGCCAAGTCTCTTCCTCCCAGCCCGACGCGCCTCCAGGGAACGCGCAAGCAGAAATTGTTGAACCGGTACAAAAACCGGTAGCAGAAGCTCCCAAACCGCCCAAAATAGAAGAGATTCCTCAGCGGATTACCAGGAACCGGGCTCAGATGCTCGCCAACCAAAACAAGCAGAACGCCGCGTCTTCTGAGAAGGAATTTCCTCCTGTTTCTGCGCCTGCCACGCGTGCCAAAGGCCGCATTACGGAGGAGGACGATTCCCAGACTCAGCACCCACGCAAACGCAGGTTCCAGCGCTCcaaccagcagctgcagcagcagatcaACACGTCCACCCAGCAGACCCGGGAGATGATACAGCAAACTCTGGCAGCTATCGTAGACGCTATAAAATTGGACGACATCGAACCTTACCACAGCGACAGATCCAACCCTTACTTCGAGTACCTCCAGATCAGGAAAAAGATTGAAGAGAAGCGGAAAATCCTCTGCTACATTACTCCCCAAGCTCCTCAGTGCTACGCTGAGTACGTCACCTACACGGGCTCCTACCTGTTGGATGGCAAGCCCCTCAGCAAGCTCCACATCCCAGTG ATCGCCCCGCCACCATCGCTCGCGGAGCCCCTGAAGGAGCTCTTCAAGCAGCAGGAGGCCGTCAGGGGGAAGCTGCGGCTCCAGCACAGCATAGAGCGG GAGAAGCTCATCGTCTCCTGCGAGCAGGAGATTTTGAGAGTTCACTGTCGGGCAGCGAGGACTATCGCAAACCAGGCGGTGCCCTTCAGCGCCTGCACCATGCTGCTGGACTCCGAGGTCTACAACATGCCTCTAGAAAATCAG GGAGACGAAAACAAATCGGTCAGAGACCGTTTCAACGCGCGACAGTTCATTTCCTGGTTGCAAGACGTGGATGACAAGTACGATCGGATGAAG ACGTGCCTGCTCATGCGACAGCAACACGAGGCTGCTGCCTTGAACGCGGTGCAAAGGATGGAGTGGCAGCTGAAGGTGCAGGAGCTGGACCCCGCGGGGCACAAATCCCTCTGCGTGAACGAGGTGCCCTCGTTCTATGTGCCAATGGTCGACGTGAACGATGACTTTGTGCTCTTGCCGGCATGA